A window of the Butyricimonas virosa genome harbors these coding sequences:
- a CDS encoding UpxY family transcription antiterminator, whose amino-acid sequence MKNTNWYAVFTASRAEKRVKERLEQAGIENYLPVRAVEFVRDGQKRRLEIPVITGCIFVRVSEVNLPSVLSIWGVIALLQEKQVPVVISDEQLESFKILNERAETLEIVNEGLPVGSAIRVLQGELAGVRGELIEVAGGQRVVVRIPYLIECVARVKV is encoded by the coding sequence ATGAAGAATACGAATTGGTATGCAGTTTTCACTGCTTCTCGGGCGGAAAAACGTGTGAAGGAGCGTTTGGAACAAGCAGGAATTGAGAACTATTTGCCTGTGAGAGCAGTTGAATTTGTGAGAGATGGGCAAAAGAGAAGATTGGAAATTCCTGTGATTACGGGGTGTATTTTTGTCCGTGTTTCTGAAGTGAATTTACCTTCCGTGTTATCAATTTGGGGAGTGATTGCGTTGTTACAGGAGAAACAGGTTCCGGTTGTGATTTCGGACGAGCAGTTAGAGAGTTTCAAAATCTTGAATGAACGGGCAGAGACGCTTGAAATCGTGAATGAAGGATTACCCGTAGGATCTGCTATACGAGTGCTCCAAGGTGAATTAGCTGGGGTACGGGGTGAGTTGATTGAGGTGGCCGGAGGACAACGTGTTGTGGTTCGTATTCCATATTTGATAGAATGTGTGGCAAGGGTAAAAGTGTGA
- a CDS encoding polysaccharide biosynthesis protein codes for MVALITNGLNRMRTLRSFSYTPRWIVFLIDVALAIMAVSVAYLIWVNFQIDRMRLDFVLTGALVIVGIRVISFLLGHTYSGIVRFTGTEDALRIYYVLTAGEIALLLGSGVFFLLYDYLFIPVSVLLTEYVLLTSLMVMSRVIVKKVFAQYIGAERTKKNVIICGSDEYGIMAKHAMDNVEDATYNILAFVDVNDRKAGKIIEGVKIYKMSSLPGLLKRNRVDKVVIAKKMISPDKKREIVEICLAADVNVLEVPRFESWINGELSMRHIRNIKIEDLLERDVIHMEETNLRKQLLNKVVLVTGAAGSIGSEIVRQLTHFNPSLIVLFDQAESPLYDIELELKEECGFTDYKVEIGDVRDASRVEGIFKTYHPNIVYHAAAYKHVPMMEKHPIEGVKTNIFGTKNVADCAVKYDCQRFVMVSTDKAVNPTNVMGASKRIAEIYTQSLNRIANTRFITTRFGNVLGSNGSVIPRFKKQIEAGGPITVTHPEITRFFMTIPEACQLVLQAGALGNGGEIFVFDMGKSVKIVDLARKMIKLSGYEVGKDIHIVFTGLRPGEKLYEEVLNVKETTLPTVHERIKIAKVREYNYSEVTDAIKALDIALQTKDNFAVVKQMKCIVPEFKSKNSTYESIDFQMEEEGVEHHMEEVLNKIQVAENLEVRE; via the coding sequence ATGGTTGCACTTATCACAAATGGTCTGAATAGAATGAGGACATTGCGTTCATTCTCGTACACTCCTCGCTGGATTGTATTTTTGATTGACGTGGCTCTTGCTATTATGGCAGTTAGCGTTGCCTATCTGATTTGGGTCAATTTTCAGATTGACCGGATGAGATTGGATTTTGTTTTGACCGGGGCTCTTGTAATTGTGGGTATCCGGGTAATTAGTTTCTTGTTGGGACATACTTATTCCGGAATAGTACGTTTCACTGGAACGGAGGATGCTTTGCGCATCTATTACGTGTTGACGGCAGGGGAGATTGCCCTTCTTTTGGGGAGTGGCGTGTTTTTCTTGTTGTATGATTATCTTTTTATACCGGTTTCCGTTTTACTCACGGAGTATGTTCTTCTAACCAGTTTGATGGTTATGAGTCGGGTGATCGTGAAGAAAGTGTTTGCGCAGTATATTGGTGCCGAACGTACTAAAAAGAACGTAATTATATGTGGTAGCGATGAATACGGTATCATGGCAAAACATGCTATGGATAACGTGGAGGATGCCACGTATAATATTCTTGCTTTTGTTGATGTAAATGATCGGAAAGCGGGAAAGATTATCGAGGGAGTTAAGATTTACAAAATGTCATCTTTACCCGGTTTATTGAAACGTAACCGGGTGGACAAGGTGGTTATTGCCAAAAAGATGATTTCTCCTGATAAAAAACGGGAAATTGTCGAGATCTGCTTGGCCGCTGATGTGAACGTACTCGAAGTGCCTCGTTTTGAAAGTTGGATTAACGGGGAGTTGAGTATGCGACATATCCGGAATATCAAGATCGAAGATTTGTTGGAGAGGGACGTGATTCACATGGAGGAGACCAATCTTCGAAAACAATTATTGAATAAAGTGGTTTTGGTGACCGGAGCGGCTGGTTCTATCGGGAGTGAAATTGTGCGGCAGTTGACGCATTTTAATCCTTCTTTGATCGTTTTGTTTGATCAGGCCGAATCTCCACTTTATGATATTGAGCTGGAATTGAAAGAAGAGTGTGGTTTCACGGATTATAAAGTCGAGATCGGGGATGTACGTGATGCGAGCCGGGTGGAAGGAATCTTTAAAACATATCATCCCAATATCGTATATCATGCGGCTGCTTATAAGCACGTCCCTATGATGGAAAAACACCCGATTGAAGGAGTGAAAACTAATATTTTCGGAACGAAAAATGTTGCCGATTGTGCTGTGAAGTATGATTGTCAGCGTTTCGTGATGGTCTCCACCGATAAGGCAGTGAACCCGACGAATGTTATGGGTGCAAGTAAGCGTATCGCAGAAATTTATACACAATCATTGAATCGCATTGCGAATACTCGTTTTATTACTACTCGTTTTGGGAATGTTTTGGGATCGAATGGTTCGGTGATCCCTCGTTTCAAGAAACAGATTGAGGCGGGTGGTCCTATAACAGTTACTCACCCGGAAATAACTCGTTTTTTTATGACTATACCCGAGGCGTGTCAACTCGTTTTGCAGGCGGGAGCGTTGGGAAATGGCGGTGAAATATTCGTTTTTGATATGGGCAAAAGCGTCAAAATTGTTGATCTGGCCCGTAAGATGATTAAACTTTCCGGTTATGAAGTGGGGAAAGATATTCATATCGTCTTTACCGGTTTGAGACCGGGAGAGAAATTGTACGAGGAGGTGCTTAACGTGAAGGAGACGACTTTGCCGACCGTGCATGAGCGAATAAAGATTGCCAAAGTACGTGAATATAATTATAGTGAAGTTACGGATGCGATAAAGGCTCTTGATATAGCTTTGCAGACAAAAGATAATTTTGCCGTGGTGAAACAAATGAAATGTATCGTTCCTGAGTTTAAATCGAAAAATTCAACCTATGAATCTATTGATTTCCAGATGGAAGAGGAAGGTGTAGAGCATCATATGGAAGAGGTTTTAAATAAAATTCAGGTAGCCGAAAATTTAGAAGTCAGAGAGTAA